In a single window of the Natronosalvus caseinilyticus genome:
- a CDS encoding SDR family oxidoreductase yields the protein MDLDVDGNAALVTASSSGLGLASAAVLARQGADVAICGRDADRLETAREHVDSQGDGDVLAKQTDLTDPDQVSDLVETTAEAFGGIDHLVTSAGGPPSTTFLETSEREWYQAYDLLVMSVVWTIEEAHPHLLESDEGSIVCITSRTVQEVADGLLLSNAVRRAVIGLVKTVSREFAPEIRANAVLPGTIETPRIEELIEARVENGTYEDYESGLAAMANDIPMGRIGDPEELGAVVAFLSSPHASFVTGVEVPIDGGLLRS from the coding sequence ATGGACCTCGACGTCGACGGCAATGCGGCACTGGTAACGGCATCCTCGAGCGGCCTCGGCCTGGCGAGCGCGGCGGTGCTCGCCCGCCAGGGCGCGGACGTCGCTATCTGCGGACGCGACGCGGACCGACTCGAGACGGCTCGCGAGCACGTCGATTCGCAGGGAGACGGCGACGTGCTGGCGAAGCAGACCGACCTCACGGATCCCGATCAGGTGTCGGACCTGGTCGAGACCACTGCGGAGGCCTTCGGTGGCATCGACCACCTCGTCACCTCCGCGGGCGGCCCCCCGAGCACGACCTTCCTCGAGACGAGCGAGCGCGAGTGGTACCAGGCCTACGACCTGCTGGTGATGAGCGTCGTCTGGACGATCGAGGAAGCCCACCCCCACCTGCTCGAGTCCGACGAGGGATCGATCGTCTGTATCACCTCCCGGACGGTCCAGGAGGTCGCCGACGGCCTCCTGCTCTCGAACGCAGTCCGACGAGCGGTTATCGGCCTCGTCAAGACCGTCTCGCGGGAGTTCGCACCCGAGATCCGGGCGAACGCAGTTCTCCCCGGTACTATCGAGACGCCCCGCATCGAGGAACTGATCGAGGCTCGCGTCGAGAACGGCACCTACGAGGACTACGAGTCGGGCCTCGCGGCGATGGCCAACGACATCCCGATGGGCCGGATCGGCGATCCGGAGGAGCTGGGAGCCGTGGTGGCCTTCCTCTCGAGCCCCCACGCGAGTTTCGTCACCGGGGTCGAGGTGCCCATCGACGGTGGGCTGTTGCGGAGTTAG